In a single window of the Candidatus Zixiibacteriota bacterium genome:
- a CDS encoding NAD+ synthase, with product MTYTFDADKALTTMKRFLVGKLNQSGMDGYVVGLSGGIDSALSATLAVEAVGADRVFAVFMPYKTSSENSVTDALALVSQLGVQYRQIDISPMVDAYFTHVDKPGAVRLGNKMARERMSILFDIAQEKSRLVLGTGNRTEIALGYTTWYGDSACSLNPIGELYKTEVRLLAKKLGIPQSIIDKPPTADLWVGQTDEGEIGVTYETIDKLLRRLVDDGETSISALEREGFDTADVSRVVSLLTRYSFKRHTPDIAPLGRVNIPDSIELEE from the coding sequence ATGACCTATACATTTGACGCTGATAAAGCCCTGACGACTATGAAGCGGTTCCTGGTGGGCAAACTCAACCAGTCCGGCATGGATGGCTACGTGGTGGGACTTTCCGGCGGCATTGACTCCGCTCTCTCGGCCACCCTTGCGGTTGAGGCTGTGGGGGCCGACAGGGTTTTTGCCGTTTTCATGCCCTATAAGACTTCTTCGGAAAATTCCGTCACCGATGCCCTCGCCCTGGTCAGCCAGCTCGGCGTACAGTATCGGCAGATCGATATATCCCCGATGGTTGACGCCTACTTCACCCATGTCGACAAGCCCGGAGCCGTTCGCCTCGGCAACAAAATGGCCCGCGAGAGGATGTCTATCCTTTTCGATATCGCCCAGGAGAAGAGCCGGCTCGTTTTAGGAACAGGTAATCGCACCGAAATCGCGCTCGGCTATACCACTTGGTACGGGGATTCCGCCTGCTCGTTGAACCCTATCGGCGAGCTTTATAAGACGGAGGTGAGGCTGCTGGCGAAAAAACTGGGCATCCCTCAGTCGATTATTGACAAACCGCCGACCGCGGACCTCTGGGTCGGGCAGACCGACGAAGGCGAGATAGGTGTGACTTACGAAACTATCGACAAACTGCTGAGGCGATTGGTCGACGATGGTGAGACATCGATTTCCGCGCTCGAACGGGAAGGTTTCGACACCGCTGATGTCAGCCGGGTTGTCTCACTTTTGACGCGGTATTCTTTCAAGCGCCATACTCCGGATATAGCCCCGCTTGGCCGAGTGAACATTCCCGACAGCATCGAGCTTGAGGAGTAG
- the lpxD gene encoding UDP-3-O-(3-hydroxymyristoyl)glucosamine N-acyltransferase yields MKSKRNSAALTLKELARQTDSILEGDGGIEITGAAPIHTAIAGEITFVANTKYLKFLDSTKASAVVLDKDTPCSQVAVIRNPNPYLTFAKVLDILYPESVDVAVGVDKSSVVAPDAQISPEASIGPLCHIKDGVVVGEGSKLVSGVFLGKNVSVGKNCILYPGVCIMDDCCIGDNVIIHSSTVIGSDGFGFAESENGLKKIKQVGWVEIGDDVEIGSNCSVDRGALGPTVIGKGTKIDNLVQIGHNVEVGRHCIIVSQVGISGSTKLGNGVILAGQVGIVGHIEIGDGVKIGAQSGVSHSIPPGKSYFGYPAREIGQTARIEAALVHLPELLKRVRKIEKKLPD; encoded by the coding sequence TTGAAAAGCAAGAGGAATAGCGCGGCGCTGACTCTCAAAGAGTTGGCCCGTCAAACGGATTCGATTCTGGAAGGTGACGGCGGCATCGAGATCACCGGTGCCGCCCCTATCCACACCGCGATCGCGGGCGAAATCACTTTTGTCGCCAACACCAAGTACCTCAAATTCCTCGATAGCACAAAAGCCTCCGCGGTCGTTCTCGATAAAGATACGCCCTGTTCTCAGGTCGCCGTAATCAGAAACCCAAACCCCTATCTCACTTTCGCGAAGGTTCTGGATATACTTTATCCGGAGAGTGTTGATGTAGCTGTTGGAGTCGACAAATCATCGGTAGTAGCCCCCGACGCCCAAATATCCCCCGAAGCTTCAATCGGCCCCCTCTGTCACATAAAAGACGGGGTTGTGGTGGGCGAGGGCAGTAAACTCGTCTCGGGCGTGTTCCTCGGCAAAAACGTCAGCGTCGGCAAAAACTGCATCCTCTACCCCGGTGTGTGTATTATGGATGATTGCTGTATCGGCGACAATGTCATAATCCACTCCTCGACTGTAATAGGCTCCGATGGTTTCGGGTTTGCGGAATCCGAGAACGGCCTTAAGAAAATAAAGCAGGTCGGCTGGGTAGAGATTGGAGACGATGTAGAGATTGGTTCGAACTGCTCTGTCGATCGAGGCGCGCTCGGGCCGACCGTGATCGGCAAAGGGACCAAAATTGATAATCTGGTGCAGATCGGGCACAATGTGGAGGTGGGCCGTCACTGTATCATAGTCTCTCAGGTGGGAATATCCGGCTCGACCAAACTCGGCAACGGAGTGATTCTGGCCGGGCAGGTGGGGATCGTGGGACACATCGAAATTGGAGACGGAGTAAAAATAGGGGCGCAGTCAGGAGTATCCCATTCGATCCCACCCGGCAAGAGTTATTTCGGCTACCCGGCCCGCGAAATCGGGCAGACGGCGCGCATTGAAGCCGCGCTCGTCCATCTGCCGGAATTGCTCAAGCGCGTCAGAAAAATCGAGAAGAAACTACCGGATTAG
- a CDS encoding pirin family protein, which produces MIKLRAAHERGRTVVDWLDSYHTFSFNQYHDPEHTHFRKLRVINEDRVAPGGGFGQHPHRDMEILTYVIEGALEHRDSLGTGSVIRPGSLQRMTAGSGLTHSEFNHSKTEPVHFLQIWIFPEEKNLKPSYQQISFEEEGLRNDLYLLASNRFADEVIHVNQDVQLYGSVLDPGRELVYDIGPERHLWIQIVRGDGSVGGVRVGAGDGVAVSRESQIKLAAYSSMELLLFDLA; this is translated from the coding sequence TTGATAAAACTGCGTGCGGCCCACGAACGTGGGCGAACAGTTGTTGACTGGCTGGATAGTTACCATACGTTTTCCTTCAACCAATACCACGATCCGGAGCACACTCACTTCCGGAAACTACGTGTGATTAACGAAGACCGTGTCGCGCCCGGCGGCGGCTTCGGGCAACATCCGCATCGTGACATGGAAATTCTGACCTATGTCATCGAAGGCGCCCTCGAGCACCGAGACAGTCTCGGAACGGGATCGGTCATCCGTCCCGGCAGCCTTCAGCGCATGACGGCCGGAAGCGGCCTGACCCATAGCGAGTTCAATCACTCGAAGACCGAACCGGTTCATTTTCTTCAGATATGGATCTTTCCGGAAGAGAAGAACCTCAAGCCATCTTATCAGCAAATAAGCTTTGAGGAGGAGGGTTTGCGCAACGATCTGTACCTATTGGCTTCGAATCGTTTCGCGGACGAAGTGATACACGTTAATCAGGATGTTCAGCTTTATGGCTCCGTGCTGGATCCCGGGCGGGAATTGGTGTATGACATCGGGCCCGAACGACATCTATGGATTCAGATTGTGCGTGGTGATGGTTCCGTTGGTGGCGTGCGAGTTGGGGCCGGTGATGGTGTCGCTGTCAGCCGCGAATCACAAATAAAACTTGCGGCATATTCGTCGATGGAGTTGCTGCTGTTTGATCTGGCCTGA
- the rsmI gene encoding 16S rRNA (cytidine(1402)-2'-O)-methyltransferase, whose protein sequence is MTSSKGKIYLVPTPIGNMGDITRRAVETLESVDLIACEDTRHSGRFLKQLGISKKLISYHDFNEAARARQLVERISEGQSVAVITDGGSPGISDPAYRIVRAAIENGIDIVPLPGASALVPALTASGLPTDRFFFEGFLPPKSSARKTRLAKLKQLKHTLVFYESPHRIGKTLDDICEVLGVRQMCLAREISKKFEEFLRGSTVEIRDRISGRSIKGEIVIIVAGDIE, encoded by the coding sequence GTGACGTCCTCAAAGGGGAAAATTTACCTCGTACCCACGCCGATTGGCAACATGGGCGATATCACGCGGCGCGCGGTGGAGACGCTGGAGTCGGTCGACCTGATTGCCTGCGAAGATACCCGCCACAGCGGACGATTCCTAAAACAACTCGGCATATCGAAAAAGCTGATAAGTTATCACGATTTCAACGAGGCAGCCCGGGCCCGCCAGCTGGTTGAGAGAATAAGTGAAGGCCAATCGGTCGCGGTTATCACCGATGGAGGCTCTCCTGGAATCTCCGACCCGGCCTACAGAATTGTCCGCGCCGCGATTGAAAATGGTATCGACATAGTGCCGCTGCCGGGAGCAAGCGCTCTGGTGCCCGCCCTCACCGCTTCGGGATTGCCGACCGACAGGTTCTTCTTCGAAGGCTTCCTCCCTCCGAAATCATCGGCCAGAAAGACGAGGTTGGCCAAATTAAAGCAGCTTAAACACACTCTTGTATTCTATGAGTCTCCGCACCGGATCGGTAAAACGCTGGACGATATTTGTGAGGTTCTCGGCGTGCGCCAGATGTGTCTGGCCAGAGAGATAAGCAAAAAATTCGAAGAGTTCCTGCGCGGAAGCACCGTCGAAATCAGAGACCGGATATCGGGCAGATCGATAAAGGGAGAAATCGTGATTATCGTGGCCGGAGATATCGAATGA
- a CDS encoding OmpH family outer membrane protein — protein MLSIKRTILLALFAFFALSVVGSVVNAQGLKIGFVRDDLIQTRYTAWQRAQEQWDLEQKAWDDEAMAKKQEIDDLIVEYDKQKLILSEDKKKEKEAAIRAKQEALDAYTRQVYGPGGTAETKNKTLLEPLLENVNRAIEAVALEGDYDVIFTMQSGLGYIKEGYDVTEKVLEYLEKQEE, from the coding sequence ATGTTGAGTATCAAAAGGACAATTCTGTTGGCTCTCTTTGCGTTCTTCGCGCTTTCGGTGGTCGGGAGTGTGGTCAACGCACAGGGGCTGAAAATCGGATTCGTTAGAGACGATCTCATCCAGACCCGCTACACCGCCTGGCAACGCGCTCAGGAACAGTGGGATCTCGAGCAGAAAGCTTGGGATGACGAGGCTATGGCCAAGAAGCAGGAGATTGACGATCTGATTGTCGAGTATGACAAGCAGAAACTGATTCTCTCCGAGGACAAGAAAAAGGAGAAGGAAGCGGCTATCAGGGCCAAGCAGGAGGCGCTCGACGCCTACACTCGCCAGGTATACGGCCCGGGTGGAACTGCCGAGACAAAAAATAAGACCCTCCTTGAACCTCTTTTGGAAAATGTGAACCGGGCTATCGAAGCGGTGGCCCTCGAGGGTGATTACGACGTTATCTTCACCATGCAAAGCGGACTGGGGTATATCAAGGAAGGTTACGACGTAACTGAAAAAGTCCTGGAATACCTTGAAAAGCAAGAGGAATAG
- a CDS encoding phosphatase PAP2 family protein gives MNQIDPKTISRIRVYLFDRLIIGYCLLMAVLVAAVGRPVEFYYDEIIFYCAMAGIAALIVRYVDEEKSRLHKLVRLLYPGTMFTFFYRKTEGTIFLLFDRFLDPGLTNFERAIFGVNPTIFIDQHLLNVWLNEIFSFCYFAYYFMIIVFLLILFYRKNYDVIKSSLGAMCLTFFSSYLLFFLYPIEGPRWHFGNAYVNQIEGPVFRRLVEFVIAKGAVHGGCMPSSHFGIALVILMYTYRYYRRAAWVLAPLVAGLAVGTVWGRFHYVSDVVVGGLIGLISVFFVWKYCTISPDSGYNASKSKEMKTENVS, from the coding sequence ATGAACCAAATCGATCCGAAGACAATATCGCGCATTCGCGTCTACCTTTTCGACCGGCTGATTATCGGCTACTGTTTGCTTATGGCCGTGCTGGTGGCGGCAGTGGGCCGCCCCGTTGAATTCTACTATGATGAAATCATATTTTACTGCGCTATGGCGGGTATCGCCGCCCTGATTGTCCGCTATGTTGATGAAGAAAAAAGCCGTCTTCACAAACTCGTCCGACTCTTATATCCGGGGACGATGTTCACCTTCTTCTATCGGAAGACCGAGGGAACGATCTTTCTGCTGTTCGATCGCTTTCTGGACCCCGGGTTGACGAATTTCGAAAGAGCGATCTTTGGAGTCAATCCCACAATCTTCATCGATCAGCATCTGCTCAATGTATGGCTCAACGAGATATTCTCCTTTTGCTACTTCGCCTACTATTTCATGATTATCGTGTTCCTGCTGATACTCTTTTACAGGAAGAACTATGACGTGATCAAAAGTTCACTGGGGGCGATGTGTCTGACTTTCTTTTCGTCTTATCTCCTGTTCTTTCTCTATCCAATTGAGGGGCCTCGCTGGCACTTCGGGAACGCTTATGTTAACCAGATAGAGGGCCCCGTTTTTCGCCGGCTCGTCGAATTCGTTATCGCCAAGGGGGCTGTGCATGGCGGGTGTATGCCATCGTCGCATTTCGGCATCGCTCTGGTTATTCTTATGTACACCTATCGGTATTATCGCCGGGCAGCATGGGTTTTAGCCCCTCTGGTCGCTGGACTGGCGGTAGGGACTGTCTGGGGACGCTTTCATTATGTATCCGATGTAGTAGTCGGTGGACTGATTGGTCTGATTTCCGTATTTTTTGTGTGGAAATACTGCACCATTTCACCCGATAGTGGTTATAATGCTTCTAAGTCAAAGGAGATGAAAACAGAAAATGTATCCTGA
- a CDS encoding single-stranded DNA-binding protein, whose product MSVNKAILIGNLGKDPELKYTPSGKAVATFSLATTERWTGQDGQKNESTTWHNIVAWGRQAEVMKEYLAKGKSVYIEGRIVNRSYDDKDGNKRYISEVVVQNFQFIGSRGSAGSDERDYSQAPPDTSAPPPAEASEGDDDLPF is encoded by the coding sequence ATGTCAGTCAACAAAGCGATTTTAATCGGTAACCTGGGAAAAGATCCGGAATTGAAGTACACTCCCAGCGGCAAGGCGGTAGCCACATTTTCACTGGCGACCACCGAGCGCTGGACCGGCCAGGATGGCCAGAAGAATGAGTCGACAACGTGGCACAATATCGTAGCCTGGGGAAGACAGGCCGAGGTCATGAAAGAATACCTCGCCAAAGGTAAATCAGTTTATATCGAAGGACGCATTGTCAACCGAAGCTACGATGATAAGGATGGCAACAAGCGGTATATTTCCGAGGTAGTGGTGCAGAACTTTCAGTTCATCGGCAGCCGCGGCTCGGCCGGTTCTGATGAGCGTGACTATTCACAGGCTCCGCCGGACACCTCGGCGCCACCACCGGCTGAGGCTTCCGAAGGGGACGACGACCTGCCGTTCTGA
- the bamA gene encoding outer membrane protein assembly factor BamA, with the protein MMRESGARIALTIILTLLLTAIVAQSQQVYNVVDIEVVGNRVASKSLILGVSSLHLGSPLTPVNTAETIRRLYGLGIFSNVKLEAEEVSGGLKVYVIVEELPKLAGLEFVGNDKVDDKDFKEKLNLGVGGYVSPYLVEKKRNEIKNIYAEKGYFQATVTPSLEYNFDSTEAILTYKIDEKSKVKVQQVIMTGNDRVLADDVIGVMRNRKRGFLRSSDFAQDKYEEDLEKVITEFHKRGFIDAYLMSDSTSIDTTINRMTIYIDVYEGPKYYFGNAEFVGNEELPSELLQKLLKYDEGDDFNAEKYDESIQEIYSAYYDIGHLNMRMLDDRATKNDSIIDITYTISEGLPSHVNLVKIVGNTRTKDKVIRREISTLPGQKFSRALLIRSIRDVMALNYFANVEPTPIGLPSGDVDVEFKVEEKQTGQVSAGAGYNSEDKVVGNLGLGIPNFRGMGQSVSFNTTFGSRRNSLSISFTEPWMFGRPTSMGVDLYTTNRNWYGDYLEGRQGASLRLGRRLRWPDNYFRVYTSYRLERARYYDFDDAFVESNSYKGYYHWAREEFDSDADSFVVKDTVLLTEVNGPYPGSLLQYNEEYNSASKLSFTIVRDSRNLPEFATSGSKIVYTFENTGGPLGGYWKYQKHSISIAKFIPLFWKFSLAAKVEYGVIVSPGVSDDRILVSDRFTPGGTAYDGIVRGYSDGSLTPDSTVTQSDTLYYYSDSSAIFSPDRPAPDSIKTAGSYPVRVRGKYMLVTNVEIQFPIVEQQIYGLLFFDAGNSWLRKRDIRPFADLYKGAGLGFRIAVPGIGTLGFDFGYAFDGDDQGWKPHFQIGTTFR; encoded by the coding sequence ATGATGCGAGAAAGCGGAGCACGGATAGCTCTAACGATAATTCTGACCCTGCTGCTGACTGCTATCGTAGCGCAGTCCCAGCAGGTATATAATGTTGTAGATATCGAAGTAGTAGGCAACCGGGTTGCCTCCAAGTCACTGATACTCGGAGTCTCTTCGCTTCATCTCGGCTCTCCCCTGACTCCCGTCAACACCGCGGAAACCATACGCCGTCTATACGGCCTGGGTATTTTCTCGAATGTCAAACTCGAGGCCGAGGAGGTCTCAGGCGGACTCAAAGTCTATGTCATAGTCGAAGAACTTCCCAAGCTGGCGGGCCTTGAATTCGTCGGAAACGATAAGGTTGACGATAAGGATTTCAAGGAGAAGCTTAATCTTGGCGTGGGCGGCTATGTTTCCCCATATCTGGTTGAAAAGAAAAGAAACGAAATCAAAAACATATACGCCGAGAAGGGGTATTTCCAGGCGACCGTTACGCCATCGCTGGAATATAATTTCGATTCTACTGAAGCCATCCTCACTTACAAGATAGACGAAAAATCGAAGGTTAAGGTCCAGCAGGTCATCATGACCGGCAACGATCGTGTGCTGGCCGATGACGTAATCGGCGTCATGCGTAACCGCAAGAGAGGTTTCCTGCGGAGTTCCGACTTTGCGCAGGATAAGTACGAAGAGGACCTGGAGAAGGTCATCACCGAGTTCCACAAGCGCGGTTTTATCGATGCCTACCTTATGTCGGATTCGACTTCCATAGACACAACCATCAACCGCATGACGATCTATATCGATGTTTACGAGGGGCCCAAATATTACTTCGGTAACGCCGAATTTGTCGGCAACGAAGAGTTGCCGTCGGAGCTTCTTCAGAAGCTGCTCAAATATGACGAGGGTGACGATTTTAACGCCGAAAAATATGACGAATCCATTCAGGAGATATACTCGGCCTATTACGACATAGGTCATCTCAATATGCGCATGCTCGACGACCGCGCCACGAAAAACGATTCTATAATCGACATAACTTATACCATCTCCGAGGGGCTGCCCTCGCATGTCAATCTGGTCAAGATCGTGGGCAACACCAGGACCAAGGATAAGGTTATTCGTCGCGAAATATCGACCCTTCCCGGCCAGAAATTCAGCCGGGCGCTTTTGATTCGTTCCATTCGTGACGTGATGGCGCTTAACTACTTTGCCAATGTCGAGCCGACACCGATAGGGCTTCCCAGCGGTGATGTCGATGTCGAGTTTAAAGTTGAAGAGAAGCAGACCGGGCAGGTATCCGCCGGAGCCGGCTACAATAGCGAAGACAAAGTCGTTGGCAATCTCGGATTGGGCATCCCCAATTTCCGCGGTATGGGACAGAGTGTTTCGTTTAATACGACTTTCGGCAGCAGGCGCAATTCGCTATCGATTTCGTTCACTGAGCCGTGGATGTTCGGCCGGCCGACATCGATGGGCGTTGACCTGTACACCACTAACCGCAACTGGTACGGGGATTATCTTGAGGGCCGGCAGGGTGCTTCCCTGCGTTTGGGACGAAGACTTCGCTGGCCCGACAACTACTTCAGGGTGTACACATCCTATCGCCTGGAACGGGCAAGATATTATGATTTCGATGATGCTTTCGTCGAAAGCAATTCATATAAAGGCTACTATCATTGGGCGCGTGAAGAATTTGACTCCGACGCCGATAGCTTCGTCGTAAAAGACACTGTCCTGCTTACCGAAGTTAACGGCCCCTATCCCGGTTCGTTGCTGCAGTACAATGAAGAGTACAATTCAGCGTCCAAGCTTTCATTTACAATTGTCAGGGATTCGCGCAATCTACCGGAATTCGCCACCTCGGGATCGAAAATCGTATACACCTTTGAGAACACCGGCGGACCGCTGGGCGGATACTGGAAGTATCAGAAGCACTCGATATCGATAGCCAAATTCATTCCACTATTCTGGAAATTTTCTCTGGCCGCCAAAGTCGAGTACGGTGTCATTGTGTCACCGGGGGTGAGCGATGACCGGATACTTGTATCGGATCGCTTCACGCCTGGTGGAACGGCTTACGACGGGATCGTAAGAGGCTACTCAGACGGGAGCCTCACACCGGATTCCACGGTAACTCAGTCAGACACGTTATATTACTACAGTGATTCTTCCGCGATATTCAGCCCTGACCGCCCCGCGCCCGACAGTATCAAGACAGCAGGCTCCTATCCGGTCAGGGTGCGCGGCAAATACATGCTCGTAACAAATGTCGAAATCCAGTTCCCGATTGTCGAGCAGCAGATATACGGACTGCTGTTCTTCGACGCCGGCAATTCGTGGCTGCGTAAAAGAGATATCAGACCGTTCGCGGATTTGTATAAAGGAGCCGGACTCGGTTTCAGAATTGCCGTACCGGGAATAGGTACGCTCGGGTTCGACTTCGGGTACGCTTTTGATGGAGATGATCAGGGGTGGAAACCGCACTTCCAGATAGGAACTACGTTCAGGTAA
- the uvrB gene encoding excinuclease ABC subunit UvrB, protein MPKMPQGTNTDRKSPRGVFELQSKFTPKGDQPNAIRELVEGVNSGQKYQTLLGVTGSGKTFTVANVIAQTSRPTLVISHNKTLAAQLYGELKAFFPNNAVEFFISYYDYYQPEAYLPTTDTYIEKDTSINDDIDRLRLRATASLLERDDVIIVASVSCIYGLGSPEEYKRQFVFIQKGMEVDRDEIIHKLIAIHYNRNDIAFARGNFRVRGDTVELIPAYHENAFRIEFFGDTVDRITEVNPLTGEVIKQRDKIAVYPAKHFITSKQQLEKAIADIKAELKETTEQFVTENKLLEAQRIEMRTKYDLEMLKEVGYCSGIENYSRHLTGRRKGERPFTLIDFFPENFLTIIDESHQTIPQVRAMYSGDRSRKETLVAHGFRLPSALDNRPLFFEEFESVTQQTIFVSATPAEYELQKCEGVVVDQVIRPTGLLDPKITVKPLGTQVDDLLEQVRIRQAKAERVLVTTLTKRMAEDLTDYMKKAGIRVRYLHSEIDAIDRTEIIRDLRLAEFDVLVGVNLLREGLDLPEVSLVAILDADKEGFLRSERSLIQTVGRAARNKDGEVILYADKITDSMRKAIEETDRRRAKQIAYNEEHNINPETIFKTREEILRATQFADAKTVEEKGFEKPDYFDTMRKEDQVAFMMKAMKQAADNLDFETAMLIRDEIKDLKADLKKGKNKTR, encoded by the coding sequence ATGCCAAAGATGCCGCAAGGGACGAATACAGACAGGAAATCGCCAAGGGGTGTATTTGAACTACAGTCCAAATTTACCCCCAAAGGGGACCAGCCTAACGCCATCCGGGAACTGGTCGAAGGAGTAAATTCCGGGCAGAAGTACCAGACTCTGCTGGGCGTGACCGGTTCGGGCAAGACTTTCACGGTGGCCAACGTGATCGCCCAGACATCCCGGCCTACCCTGGTTATCTCTCACAACAAGACTCTGGCGGCCCAGTTGTACGGTGAATTGAAAGCGTTTTTCCCCAACAACGCGGTCGAGTTCTTTATCAGCTATTATGATTACTACCAGCCGGAAGCGTACCTGCCGACCACTGATACCTATATCGAGAAAGACACGTCAATCAACGATGATATCGATCGCCTGCGCCTCAGGGCCACCGCGTCACTTCTGGAGCGCGACGATGTCATAATAGTAGCATCGGTTTCCTGCATCTACGGCCTCGGCTCGCCGGAGGAGTACAAGCGGCAGTTTGTGTTTATCCAAAAGGGTATGGAGGTTGACCGCGATGAGATCATCCACAAGCTGATCGCGATCCATTACAATCGCAATGATATAGCCTTCGCCAGAGGCAATTTTCGGGTTCGCGGGGATACGGTTGAACTGATTCCCGCTTATCACGAAAACGCCTTCAGGATTGAATTCTTCGGCGACACTGTTGACCGAATAACCGAGGTCAACCCGCTGACCGGCGAGGTTATCAAGCAGCGCGATAAAATAGCGGTCTATCCGGCCAAACACTTCATTACCTCCAAGCAGCAGCTTGAGAAGGCTATTGCCGATATCAAAGCTGAACTCAAAGAGACAACTGAGCAATTCGTGACGGAGAACAAACTGCTGGAAGCCCAGCGTATAGAAATGCGGACTAAGTACGACCTTGAAATGCTCAAAGAAGTCGGCTACTGCTCGGGAATCGAGAACTACTCCCGCCATCTTACCGGACGACGCAAAGGGGAGAGGCCTTTCACCCTGATAGATTTCTTCCCGGAGAATTTTCTCACGATAATAGACGAGTCGCACCAGACAATTCCGCAGGTGAGGGCGATGTATTCCGGTGATCGCAGCCGCAAGGAAACGCTGGTCGCGCACGGATTTCGCCTGCCATCGGCGCTGGACAACCGACCGCTGTTTTTCGAGGAGTTCGAATCTGTGACGCAACAGACCATTTTCGTCTCTGCCACACCGGCCGAATATGAGCTGCAGAAATGCGAAGGTGTGGTTGTGGATCAGGTTATTCGACCTACCGGCCTTCTCGATCCCAAAATAACGGTCAAGCCCCTCGGCACCCAGGTAGATGATCTTCTCGAACAGGTAAGAATCCGGCAGGCCAAAGCTGAGCGCGTGCTGGTTACCACCCTGACCAAGAGGATGGCCGAAGACCTTACGGACTATATGAAAAAGGCCGGTATTCGAGTGCGGTACCTTCACAGCGAAATTGACGCTATCGACAGAACCGAGATTATTCGCGATCTGCGGTTGGCGGAATTCGATGTCCTCGTTGGGGTTAACCTTCTCAGGGAAGGATTGGATCTTCCGGAGGTCTCTCTGGTGGCCATTCTGGATGCCGACAAAGAAGGCTTTTTGCGTTCCGAACGTTCGCTGATTCAGACAGTCGGCCGGGCCGCTCGAAACAAGGATGGCGAAGTTATACTCTACGCGGATAAAATTACCGATTCGATGCGAAAAGCGATCGAAGAAACCGACCGCCGTCGGGCCAAACAGATAGCTTACAATGAAGAGCACAATATCAATCCGGAGACCATTTTCAAAACGCGGGAAGAGATACTCAGGGCGACGCAGTTTGCCGATGCCAAGACGGTAGAAGAAAAAGGGTTTGAAAAACCGGATTATTTTGATACCATGCGGAAAGAGGATCAGGTGGCGTTTATGATGAAGGCGATGAAGCAGGCCGCCGACAATCTTGATTTCGAGACAGCCATGCTGATCCGCGATGAAATTAAAGACCTGAAAGCCGATCTGAAAAAAGGAAAAAACAAAACTCGGTAG
- the rplU gene encoding 50S ribosomal protein L21, which produces MYAVFKLAGVQFSAQEGEVIKVPLQKAEPGAKIDITDVMLVKNNDNMLVGTPYLSDTKIEAELLGNGKDDKVEIYKYKRRTKYRRRQGHRQDYSEIRIDKIIAPAAQN; this is translated from the coding sequence ATGTACGCTGTTTTCAAACTCGCTGGAGTACAGTTTTCCGCACAGGAAGGTGAAGTAATAAAAGTACCCCTGCAGAAGGCCGAGCCCGGCGCAAAGATTGACATCACCGATGTCATGCTGGTAAAGAACAACGACAATATGCTGGTCGGTACACCGTATCTGAGCGACACGAAGATAGAAGCTGAGCTTCTCGGTAACGGCAAGGACGACAAGGTTGAGATTTACAAATACAAACGCCGGACAAAATACCGTCGCAGACAGGGGCATCGCCAGGATTATAGCGAGATCAGGATCGACAAAATCATTGCTCCGGCCGCCCAAAATTAG